A portion of the Aphelocoma coerulescens isolate FSJ_1873_10779 chromosome 1, UR_Acoe_1.0, whole genome shotgun sequence genome contains these proteins:
- the IFT57 gene encoding intraflagellar transport protein 57 homolog isoform X1, producing MAEEGAPGRRGERSEEGPAERGPGAAFHMFVLMEDLLDKLKLLSYEEEALRRHNMRPLSRHYFALPTNPGEQFFMFCTLSAWLITKAGRPFEQPQEYDDPNAVISNVLSELRSFGRPVDFPPSKLKTGCGEQVCYVLDCLAEEALKHTGFSWKRPAYPTEEPEEEEITEDDAELTLNKLEEDVAEEESDNEENYIDLNVLKAQTYRSNMNDTAKQEEILQSTTDAAEWNLEVERVLPQLKVTVRTDNKDWRIHVDQMHQHKDGIDSSLKETRGYLDKLHNEISRTLEKINSREKYINNQLEHLVQEYRSAQALLSEAKEKYQEGSGGVTERVRVLSEITEALEKVKQETEEKGSSMTDGAPLVKIKQALTKLRQETIQMDIQIGVMEHTLLQSKLKEKSNMTRDMHATVIPEATVGAY from the exons ATGGCGGAAGAGGGCGCTCCGGGCCGGCGCGGGGAGCGGAGCGAAGAGGGGCCGGCGGAGCGCGGTCCCGGTGCGGCTTTTCACATGTTCGTGCTCATGGAAGACCTGCTGGACAAGCTGAAGCTGCTGAGCTACGAGGAGGAGGCGCTGCGGCGCCACAACATGCGGCCTCTCTCCAG GCACTACTTTGCCCTGCCCACCAACCCTGGTGAGCAGTTCTTCATGTTCTGCACACTCTCTGCGTGGCTGATCACCAAAGCAGGACGTCCCTTCGAGCAGCCACAGGAGTATGATGACCCCAATGCAGTGATTTCAAACGTGCTGTCAGAACTTCGATCCTTT GGAAGGCCTGTGGATTTTCCTCCCTCAAAATTGAAGACAGGTTGTGGAGAACAAGTGTGCTATGTTCTTGATTGTTTAGCTGAAGAAGCCTTGAAACACACTGGGTTTAGCTGGAAAAG GCCAGCATATCCAACAGAAGagccagaagaagaagaaataacagAAGATGATGCAGAATTGACACTTAATAAACTGGAAGAGGATGTTGCA GAAGAAGAGTCAGACaatgaagaaaattatattGACCTGAATGTTTTAAAGGCGCAAACGTACAGATCA AACATGAATGACACTGCAAAGCAAGAAGAGATTTTACAGTCCACAACAGATGCAGCAGAGTGGAATCTGGAAGTGGAACGTGTGCTTCCACAGCTGAAAGTCACAGTCAGGACTGACAATAAG GATTGGAGGATTCATGTAGATCAAATGCATCAGCACAAAGATGGAATTGATTCTTCTTTGAAAGAAACTAGG GGTTACCTTGACAAACTCCATAACGAAATCAGCAGAACACTGGAAAAAATCAATAGCAGGGAAAAGTACATCAACAATCAGTTGGAGCACTTGGTTCAAGAATACCGTTCAGCACAAGCCTTGCTGAGTGAG GCTAAAGAGAAGTACCAGGAGGGAAGTGGAGGAGTAACTGAAAGGGTTAGAGTGCTTTCTGAg ATTACAGAAGCATTAGAGAAAGTAAAGcaggaaacagaagagaaaggaagcagTATGACTGATGGTG CTCCTCTAGTGAAGATTAAACAGGCCTTAACAAAATTGAGGCAAGAAACCATTCAGATGGACATACAGATTGGTGTGATGGAACACACATTGCTCCAGTCAAAGCTGAAAGAGAAATCCAATATGACTAGAGATATGCATGCTACAGTGATTCCAGAAGCCACAGTAGGTGCCTATTAA
- the IFT57 gene encoding intraflagellar transport protein 57 homolog isoform X2, giving the protein MFCTLSAWLITKAGRPFEQPQEYDDPNAVISNVLSELRSFGRPVDFPPSKLKTGCGEQVCYVLDCLAEEALKHTGFSWKRPAYPTEEPEEEEITEDDAELTLNKLEEDVAEEESDNEENYIDLNVLKAQTYRSNMNDTAKQEEILQSTTDAAEWNLEVERVLPQLKVTVRTDNKDWRIHVDQMHQHKDGIDSSLKETRGYLDKLHNEISRTLEKINSREKYINNQLEHLVQEYRSAQALLSEAKEKYQEGSGGVTERVRVLSEITEALEKVKQETEEKGSSMTDGAPLVKIKQALTKLRQETIQMDIQIGVMEHTLLQSKLKEKSNMTRDMHATVIPEATVGAY; this is encoded by the exons ATGTTCTGCACACTCTCTGCGTGGCTGATCACCAAAGCAGGACGTCCCTTCGAGCAGCCACAGGAGTATGATGACCCCAATGCAGTGATTTCAAACGTGCTGTCAGAACTTCGATCCTTT GGAAGGCCTGTGGATTTTCCTCCCTCAAAATTGAAGACAGGTTGTGGAGAACAAGTGTGCTATGTTCTTGATTGTTTAGCTGAAGAAGCCTTGAAACACACTGGGTTTAGCTGGAAAAG GCCAGCATATCCAACAGAAGagccagaagaagaagaaataacagAAGATGATGCAGAATTGACACTTAATAAACTGGAAGAGGATGTTGCA GAAGAAGAGTCAGACaatgaagaaaattatattGACCTGAATGTTTTAAAGGCGCAAACGTACAGATCA AACATGAATGACACTGCAAAGCAAGAAGAGATTTTACAGTCCACAACAGATGCAGCAGAGTGGAATCTGGAAGTGGAACGTGTGCTTCCACAGCTGAAAGTCACAGTCAGGACTGACAATAAG GATTGGAGGATTCATGTAGATCAAATGCATCAGCACAAAGATGGAATTGATTCTTCTTTGAAAGAAACTAGG GGTTACCTTGACAAACTCCATAACGAAATCAGCAGAACACTGGAAAAAATCAATAGCAGGGAAAAGTACATCAACAATCAGTTGGAGCACTTGGTTCAAGAATACCGTTCAGCACAAGCCTTGCTGAGTGAG GCTAAAGAGAAGTACCAGGAGGGAAGTGGAGGAGTAACTGAAAGGGTTAGAGTGCTTTCTGAg ATTACAGAAGCATTAGAGAAAGTAAAGcaggaaacagaagagaaaggaagcagTATGACTGATGGTG CTCCTCTAGTGAAGATTAAACAGGCCTTAACAAAATTGAGGCAAGAAACCATTCAGATGGACATACAGATTGGTGTGATGGAACACACATTGCTCCAGTCAAAGCTGAAAGAGAAATCCAATATGACTAGAGATATGCATGCTACAGTGATTCCAGAAGCCACAGTAGGTGCCTATTAA
- the HHLA2 gene encoding HERV-H LTR-associating protein 2 isoform X1 — protein sequence MKGQNILPLIIYLFHISTILWGFTEQEEVTGLFSKDCILPCHFPPGYDEVIHWRKGNKNVHSYYQQKDQLEEQDPHYRLRTHLFHENIPSGNASLKLSNLTMTDEGSYTCYVGTLQDATEVEVLLRVRAPSSYALEYQKTNTERRLKCYAFLTYPAPNISWVKGNISIQETDREETRNGVLYSLRSDQDIINMADTYYCHIHFHGEVWAAEWKMQDHLFNVEGGSTVIPCEHRNDTASSAFDSGFSVVWTLHRNAVTSVLASFNGTSHSHQPRVRVHESDFSLILDDLTADDSGEYLCNISTPLYTKLTVRTLHIENSGKTWKIVLGALLVAVVAAVATVVAVCYLKCFFWKLLKAVG from the exons ATGAAGGGACAGAACATATTACCTCTTATCATCTATTTATTTCACATCAGCACTATACTTTGGG GTTTTACAGAACAGGAAGAAGTAACAGGGCTGTTTTCCAAGGATTGCATCCTCCCTTGTCATTTCCCACCTGGGTATGATGAAGTAATTCACTGGCGCAAAGGGAACAAAAATGTGCACAGTTACTACCAGCAGAAGGATCAGCTGGAAGAACAAGATCCACATTACAGACTCAGAACACACCTTTTCCATGAGAACATCCCTAGTGGAAATGCCTCCTTGAAACTTAGTAACCTGACCATGACTGATGAGGGCTCCTACACCTGCTATGTGGGAACATTGCAAGATGCAACAGAAGTGGAAGTGCTGCTTCGCGTAAGGG CTCCTTCTTCTTATGCATTGGAATACCAGAAGACAAACACAGAAAGGAGACTGAAGTGCTATGCCTTTCTCACTTACCCAGCACCAAATATATCTTGGGTAAAAGGCAATATATCCATCCAAGAGACAGATCGGGAGGAAACCAGGAATGGAGTTCTCTATTCTCTTAGAAGTGACCAGGACATTATAAACATGGCAGATACTTACTACTGTCATATTCATTTCCATGGTGAAGTGTGGGCTGCTGAATGGAAGATGCAAG ACCACCTGTTTAATGTGGAAGGAGGTAGCACTGTAATTCCTTGTGAACACAGGAATGACACCGCAAGCTCTGCCTTTGACTCTGGTTTCAGTGTTGTCTGGACATTACACAGAAATGCAGTGACCTCAGTCCTGGCCTCCTTCAATGGCACATCTCACTCTCACCAGCCTCGAGTCCGGGTTCACGAAAGTGATTTTTCACTAATATTGGATGATCTTACTGCAGATGACAGTGGAGAATATCTGTGTAATATTTCAACACCTCTCTACACAAAACTTACTGTGAGAACTTTACACATTG aaaattcaggCAAGACCTGGAAAATTGTGCTAGGAGCACTGCTTGTTGCAGTGGTGGCAGCAGTGGCAACAGTGGTAGCAGTTTGCTATCTCAAG
- the HHLA2 gene encoding HERV-H LTR-associating protein 2 isoform X3: MKGQNILPLIIYLFHISTILWGFTEQEEVTGLFSKDCILPCHFPPGYDEVIHWRKGNKNVHSYYQQKDQLEEQDPHYRLRTHLFHENIPSGNASLKLSNLTMTDEGSYTCYVGTLQDATEVEVLLRVRAPSSYALEYQKTNTERRLKCYAFLTYPAPNISWVKGNISIQETDREETRNGVLYSLRSDQDIINMADTYYCHIHFHGEVWAAEWKMQDHLFNVEGGSTVIPCEHRNDTASSAFDSGFSVVWTLHRNAVTSVLASFNGTSHSHQPRVRVHESDFSLILDDLTADDSGEYLCNISTPLYTKLTVRTLHIENSGKTWKIVLGALLVAVVAAVATVVAVCYLKLTISILLWK, from the exons ATGAAGGGACAGAACATATTACCTCTTATCATCTATTTATTTCACATCAGCACTATACTTTGGG GTTTTACAGAACAGGAAGAAGTAACAGGGCTGTTTTCCAAGGATTGCATCCTCCCTTGTCATTTCCCACCTGGGTATGATGAAGTAATTCACTGGCGCAAAGGGAACAAAAATGTGCACAGTTACTACCAGCAGAAGGATCAGCTGGAAGAACAAGATCCACATTACAGACTCAGAACACACCTTTTCCATGAGAACATCCCTAGTGGAAATGCCTCCTTGAAACTTAGTAACCTGACCATGACTGATGAGGGCTCCTACACCTGCTATGTGGGAACATTGCAAGATGCAACAGAAGTGGAAGTGCTGCTTCGCGTAAGGG CTCCTTCTTCTTATGCATTGGAATACCAGAAGACAAACACAGAAAGGAGACTGAAGTGCTATGCCTTTCTCACTTACCCAGCACCAAATATATCTTGGGTAAAAGGCAATATATCCATCCAAGAGACAGATCGGGAGGAAACCAGGAATGGAGTTCTCTATTCTCTTAGAAGTGACCAGGACATTATAAACATGGCAGATACTTACTACTGTCATATTCATTTCCATGGTGAAGTGTGGGCTGCTGAATGGAAGATGCAAG ACCACCTGTTTAATGTGGAAGGAGGTAGCACTGTAATTCCTTGTGAACACAGGAATGACACCGCAAGCTCTGCCTTTGACTCTGGTTTCAGTGTTGTCTGGACATTACACAGAAATGCAGTGACCTCAGTCCTGGCCTCCTTCAATGGCACATCTCACTCTCACCAGCCTCGAGTCCGGGTTCACGAAAGTGATTTTTCACTAATATTGGATGATCTTACTGCAGATGACAGTGGAGAATATCTGTGTAATATTTCAACACCTCTCTACACAAAACTTACTGTGAGAACTTTACACATTG aaaattcaggCAAGACCTGGAAAATTGTGCTAGGAGCACTGCTTGTTGCAGTGGTGGCAGCAGTGGCAACAGTGGTAGCAGTTTGCTATCTCAAG
- the HHLA2 gene encoding HERV-H LTR-associating protein 2 isoform X5, translating to MKGQNILPLIIYLFHISTILWGFTEQEEVTGLFSKDCILPCHFPPGYDEVIHWRKGNKNVHSYYQQKDQLEEQDPHYRLRTHLFHENIPSGNASLKLSNLTMTDEGSYTCYVGTLQDATEVEVLLRVRAPSSYALEYQKTNTERRLKCYAFLTYPAPNISWVKGNISIQETDREETRNGVLYSLRSDQDIINMADTYYCHIHFHGEVWAAEWKMQDHLFNVEGGSTVIPCEHRNDTASSAFDSGFSVVWTLHRNAVTSVLASFNGTSHSHQPRVRVHESDFSLILDDLTADDSGEYLCNISTPLYTKLTVRTLHIENSGKTWKIVLGALLVAVVAAVATVVAVCYLKE from the exons ATGAAGGGACAGAACATATTACCTCTTATCATCTATTTATTTCACATCAGCACTATACTTTGGG GTTTTACAGAACAGGAAGAAGTAACAGGGCTGTTTTCCAAGGATTGCATCCTCCCTTGTCATTTCCCACCTGGGTATGATGAAGTAATTCACTGGCGCAAAGGGAACAAAAATGTGCACAGTTACTACCAGCAGAAGGATCAGCTGGAAGAACAAGATCCACATTACAGACTCAGAACACACCTTTTCCATGAGAACATCCCTAGTGGAAATGCCTCCTTGAAACTTAGTAACCTGACCATGACTGATGAGGGCTCCTACACCTGCTATGTGGGAACATTGCAAGATGCAACAGAAGTGGAAGTGCTGCTTCGCGTAAGGG CTCCTTCTTCTTATGCATTGGAATACCAGAAGACAAACACAGAAAGGAGACTGAAGTGCTATGCCTTTCTCACTTACCCAGCACCAAATATATCTTGGGTAAAAGGCAATATATCCATCCAAGAGACAGATCGGGAGGAAACCAGGAATGGAGTTCTCTATTCTCTTAGAAGTGACCAGGACATTATAAACATGGCAGATACTTACTACTGTCATATTCATTTCCATGGTGAAGTGTGGGCTGCTGAATGGAAGATGCAAG ACCACCTGTTTAATGTGGAAGGAGGTAGCACTGTAATTCCTTGTGAACACAGGAATGACACCGCAAGCTCTGCCTTTGACTCTGGTTTCAGTGTTGTCTGGACATTACACAGAAATGCAGTGACCTCAGTCCTGGCCTCCTTCAATGGCACATCTCACTCTCACCAGCCTCGAGTCCGGGTTCACGAAAGTGATTTTTCACTAATATTGGATGATCTTACTGCAGATGACAGTGGAGAATATCTGTGTAATATTTCAACACCTCTCTACACAAAACTTACTGTGAGAACTTTACACATTG aaaattcaggCAAGACCTGGAAAATTGTGCTAGGAGCACTGCTTGTTGCAGTGGTGGCAGCAGTGGCAACAGTGGTAGCAGTTTGCTATCTCAAG
- the HHLA2 gene encoding HERV-H LTR-associating protein 2 isoform X4, protein MKGQNILPLIIYLFHISTILWGFTEQEEVTGLFSKDCILPCHFPPGYDEVIHWRKGNKNVHSYYQQKDQLEEQDPHYRLRTHLFHENIPSGNASLKLSNLTMTDEGSYTCYVGTLQDATEVEVLLRVRAPSSYALEYQKTNTERRLKCYAFLTYPAPNISWVKGNISIQETDREETRNGVLYSLRSDQDIINMADTYYCHIHFHGEVWAAEWKMQDHLFNVEGGSTVIPCEHRNDTASSAFDSGFSVVWTLHRNAVTSVLASFNGTSHSHQPRVRVHESDFSLILDDLTADDSGEYLCNISTPLYTKLTVRTLHIENSGKTWKIVLGALLVAVVAAVATVVAVCYLKKKRKEGIL, encoded by the exons ATGAAGGGACAGAACATATTACCTCTTATCATCTATTTATTTCACATCAGCACTATACTTTGGG GTTTTACAGAACAGGAAGAAGTAACAGGGCTGTTTTCCAAGGATTGCATCCTCCCTTGTCATTTCCCACCTGGGTATGATGAAGTAATTCACTGGCGCAAAGGGAACAAAAATGTGCACAGTTACTACCAGCAGAAGGATCAGCTGGAAGAACAAGATCCACATTACAGACTCAGAACACACCTTTTCCATGAGAACATCCCTAGTGGAAATGCCTCCTTGAAACTTAGTAACCTGACCATGACTGATGAGGGCTCCTACACCTGCTATGTGGGAACATTGCAAGATGCAACAGAAGTGGAAGTGCTGCTTCGCGTAAGGG CTCCTTCTTCTTATGCATTGGAATACCAGAAGACAAACACAGAAAGGAGACTGAAGTGCTATGCCTTTCTCACTTACCCAGCACCAAATATATCTTGGGTAAAAGGCAATATATCCATCCAAGAGACAGATCGGGAGGAAACCAGGAATGGAGTTCTCTATTCTCTTAGAAGTGACCAGGACATTATAAACATGGCAGATACTTACTACTGTCATATTCATTTCCATGGTGAAGTGTGGGCTGCTGAATGGAAGATGCAAG ACCACCTGTTTAATGTGGAAGGAGGTAGCACTGTAATTCCTTGTGAACACAGGAATGACACCGCAAGCTCTGCCTTTGACTCTGGTTTCAGTGTTGTCTGGACATTACACAGAAATGCAGTGACCTCAGTCCTGGCCTCCTTCAATGGCACATCTCACTCTCACCAGCCTCGAGTCCGGGTTCACGAAAGTGATTTTTCACTAATATTGGATGATCTTACTGCAGATGACAGTGGAGAATATCTGTGTAATATTTCAACACCTCTCTACACAAAACTTACTGTGAGAACTTTACACATTG aaaattcaggCAAGACCTGGAAAATTGTGCTAGGAGCACTGCTTGTTGCAGTGGTGGCAGCAGTGGCAACAGTGGTAGCAGTTTGCTATCTCAAG aaaaaaagg
- the HHLA2 gene encoding HERV-H LTR-associating protein 2 isoform X2 has translation MKGQNILPLIIYLFHISTILWGFTEQEEVTGLFSKDCILPCHFPPGYDEVIHWRKGNKNVHSYYQQKDQLEEQDPHYRLRTHLFHENIPSGNASLKLSNLTMTDEGSYTCYVGTLQDATEVEVLLRVRAPSSYALEYQKTNTERRLKCYAFLTYPAPNISWVKGNISIQETDREETRNGVLYSLRSDQDIINMADTYYCHIHFHGEVWAAEWKMQDHLFNVEGGSTVIPCEHRNDTASSAFDSGFSVVWTLHRNAVTSVLASFNGTSHSHQPRVRVHESDFSLILDDLTADDSGEYLCNISTPLYTKLTVRTLHIENSGKTWKIVLGALLVAVVAAVATVVAVCYLKVCTIIIVLIF, from the exons ATGAAGGGACAGAACATATTACCTCTTATCATCTATTTATTTCACATCAGCACTATACTTTGGG GTTTTACAGAACAGGAAGAAGTAACAGGGCTGTTTTCCAAGGATTGCATCCTCCCTTGTCATTTCCCACCTGGGTATGATGAAGTAATTCACTGGCGCAAAGGGAACAAAAATGTGCACAGTTACTACCAGCAGAAGGATCAGCTGGAAGAACAAGATCCACATTACAGACTCAGAACACACCTTTTCCATGAGAACATCCCTAGTGGAAATGCCTCCTTGAAACTTAGTAACCTGACCATGACTGATGAGGGCTCCTACACCTGCTATGTGGGAACATTGCAAGATGCAACAGAAGTGGAAGTGCTGCTTCGCGTAAGGG CTCCTTCTTCTTATGCATTGGAATACCAGAAGACAAACACAGAAAGGAGACTGAAGTGCTATGCCTTTCTCACTTACCCAGCACCAAATATATCTTGGGTAAAAGGCAATATATCCATCCAAGAGACAGATCGGGAGGAAACCAGGAATGGAGTTCTCTATTCTCTTAGAAGTGACCAGGACATTATAAACATGGCAGATACTTACTACTGTCATATTCATTTCCATGGTGAAGTGTGGGCTGCTGAATGGAAGATGCAAG ACCACCTGTTTAATGTGGAAGGAGGTAGCACTGTAATTCCTTGTGAACACAGGAATGACACCGCAAGCTCTGCCTTTGACTCTGGTTTCAGTGTTGTCTGGACATTACACAGAAATGCAGTGACCTCAGTCCTGGCCTCCTTCAATGGCACATCTCACTCTCACCAGCCTCGAGTCCGGGTTCACGAAAGTGATTTTTCACTAATATTGGATGATCTTACTGCAGATGACAGTGGAGAATATCTGTGTAATATTTCAACACCTCTCTACACAAAACTTACTGTGAGAACTTTACACATTG aaaattcaggCAAGACCTGGAAAATTGTGCTAGGAGCACTGCTTGTTGCAGTGGTGGCAGCAGTGGCAACAGTGGTAGCAGTTTGCTATCTCAAGGTATGTACAATCATTATAGTACTTATTTTTTAA